Proteins from a single region of Strix aluco isolate bStrAlu1 chromosome 5, bStrAlu1.hap1, whole genome shotgun sequence:
- the LOC141924426 gene encoding histone H2B 1/2/3/4/6 yields MPEPAKSAPAPKKGSKKAVTKTQKKGDKKRKKSRKESYSIYVYKVLKQVHPDTGISSKAMGIMNSFVNDIFERIAGEASRLAHYNKRSTITSREIQTAVRLLLPGELAKHAVSEGTKAVTKYTSSK; encoded by the coding sequence ATGCCTGAGCCGGCTAAGTCCGCTCCCGCGCCCAAGAAGGGCTCCAAGAAGGCAGTGACCAAGACGCAGAAGAAAGGCGACAAAAAGCGCAAAAAGAGCCGCAAGGAGAGCTACTCGATCTACGTGTACAAGGTGCTGAAGCAGGTGCACCCCGACACGGGCATCTCGTCCAAGGCCATGGGCATCATGAACTCCTTCGTCAACGACATCTTCGAGCGCATCGCCGGCGAGGCCTCGCGTCTGGCGCACTACAACAAGCGCTCCACCATCACCTCGCGGGAGATCCAGACGGCCGTGCGTCTCCTGCTGCCCGGCGAGCTGGCCAAGCACGCCGTCTCCGAGGGCACCAAGGCCGTCACCAAGTACACCAGCTCTAAGTAG
- the LOC141924425 gene encoding histone H2A.J: protein MSGRGKQGGKVRAKAKSRSSRAGLQFPVGRVHRLLRKGNYAERVGAGAPVYMAAVLEYLTAEILELAGNAARDNKKTRIIPRHLQLAIRNDEELNKLLGKVTIAQGGVLPNIQAVLLPKKTESHKAKSK from the coding sequence ATGTCTGGTCGCGGGAAGCAGGGAGGTAAAGTACGAGCTAAGGCCAAGTCGCGCTCATCGCGGGCCGGGCTGCAGTTCCCCGTGGGCCGTGTTCACCGCCTCCTCCGGAAAGGTAACTACGCGGAGCGGGTGGGGGCTGGAGCTCCCGTCTACATGGCGGCCGTGCTGGAGTACCTGACGGCCGAGATCCTGGAGCTGGCGGGCAACGCGGCCCGCGACAACAAGAAGACGCGCATCATCCCCCGCCACCTGCAGCTGGCAATCCGCAACGACGAGGAGCTCAACAAGCTGCTGGGCAAGGTGACCATCGCGCAGGGCGGGGTGCTGCCCAACATCCAGGCCGTGCTGCTGCCCAAGAAGACTGAGAGCCATAAGGCTAAAAGCAAATGA